A section of the Methanocellales archaeon genome encodes:
- the gyrB gene encoding DNA topoisomerase (ATP-hydrolyzing) subunit B codes for MGDNHKNYDESYIQVLEGLAAVRKRPAMYIGDTGLDGLHRLMYEVVDNSIDEALAGFCYNIEVIIHKDNSATVDDDGRGIPVGLVERYDKSAVEVVMTMLHSGGKFDNKGYKISGGLHGVGVSVVNALSEWLEVEARRDGKIYYQRYDRGSPVSELKVIGEAKNSGTKVTFKPDKQIFEITDFSFEKLSTRLRELAFLNRGVKISIVDERSGKSNVFQYEGGISSFVQHLNENKNVLHEVPIYFERMREGVQLEVAMQYNDGYVENIFSFVNNINTHEGGTHLSGFKSAMTKTLNDYARKNDFLKELKGGLGGEDAREGLTAIISIKIQNPQFEGQTKAKLGNSEIRGIVESIVTEELSYFLEENPKITESIIRKSIMAARAREAARKARELTRRKNTLESSSLPGKLADCSEKDPSKCELFIVEGDSAGGSAKQGRDRIFQAILPIRGKILNVEKTRINKVLGSREIRDLITAIGTGIDEDFDISKARYHKIVIMTDADVDGSHIRTLLLTLFYRYMKPLITTGYVYIAQPPLYKVQKGKEVRYAYDEDTFQSLMKELEPTASVQRYKGLGEMNSDQLWETTMNPSTRIMLKVTLEDSVEADRIFTILMGDLVEPRREFIETHAKEVRVLDV; via the coding sequence ATGGGTGATAATCATAAAAATTATGATGAAAGCTATATTCAGGTTTTAGAAGGCCTTGCTGCGGTGAGAAAAAGGCCTGCCATGTATATCGGTGACACCGGTTTGGATGGCTTACATCGCCTGATGTATGAAGTAGTAGACAACAGCATAGACGAGGCTCTTGCAGGTTTTTGTTACAATATAGAGGTCATCATTCATAAGGATAATAGCGCCACAGTGGATGATGATGGTAGGGGCATACCGGTGGGTTTGGTTGAGAGATATGATAAGTCCGCAGTAGAGGTCGTCATGACCATGCTACACTCAGGGGGCAAGTTTGACAATAAGGGTTACAAGATCTCTGGCGGCTTGCATGGCGTTGGCGTTTCGGTCGTCAACGCCCTATCAGAGTGGCTAGAGGTAGAAGCCAGAAGAGACGGCAAGATATATTATCAGCGGTATGACCGGGGTTCTCCGGTCTCTGAGCTAAAAGTCATCGGCGAGGCAAAGAATAGTGGCACGAAGGTCACGTTTAAGCCTGATAAGCAAATCTTTGAAATCACCGATTTCAGCTTCGAGAAATTATCTACCAGACTGCGTGAGCTGGCTTTTTTGAACAGGGGCGTCAAAATATCGATAGTAGACGAGAGATCCGGCAAGAGCAATGTATTCCAGTATGAGGGTGGCATCAGCTCTTTCGTGCAACATTTGAATGAGAACAAGAACGTGCTGCACGAGGTGCCGATATATTTTGAAAGGATGAGGGAGGGGGTGCAACTCGAGGTTGCGATGCAGTACAATGATGGCTATGTGGAGAACATATTCAGTTTTGTGAACAACATTAACACCCATGAGGGTGGCACACACCTGAGCGGTTTTAAGAGTGCGATGACAAAGACCCTAAACGACTATGCCAGGAAGAACGATTTCTTAAAGGAGTTGAAGGGCGGCTTGGGCGGTGAGGATGCCAGGGAAGGGCTGACTGCGATCATCAGCATTAAGATACAGAACCCACAGTTTGAAGGGCAGACGAAAGCAAAGCTGGGAAACAGTGAGATAAGGGGCATAGTAGAGTCCATAGTTACCGAAGAACTTAGTTATTTTCTTGAGGAGAATCCCAAGATAACAGAGAGCATCATAAGGAAATCGATCATGGCAGCCAGAGCGAGAGAGGCTGCCCGCAAAGCAAGAGAGTTAACCAGGAGGAAGAACACCCTGGAAAGCAGTTCTCTGCCGGGCAAGCTGGCTGACTGCTCTGAGAAAGACCCCTCCAAATGCGAACTGTTCATCGTAGAGGGTGACTCTGCTGGCGGATCCGCCAAGCAAGGTCGAGACAGGATTTTCCAAGCGATACTCCCCATCAGAGGCAAGATATTGAACGTTGAGAAGACCAGAATAAACAAGGTCCTGGGGAGCAGAGAGATCAGAGACCTCATCACTGCCATAGGAACTGGCATAGACGAGGACTTTGATATTTCGAAAGCGAGGTATCACAAAATCGTCATAATGACCGATGCCGATGTGGATGGTTCGCATATTAGGACGTTATTGCTAACGCTCTTCTATCGGTATATGAAGCCCCTGATTACAACCGGATATGTCTACATAGCGCAGCCACCGCTGTATAAAGTGCAGAAGGGAAAAGAAGTTCGTTATGCATATGATGAAGATACATTCCAAAGTCTGATGAAGGAGTTAGAGCCTACTGCAAGCGTTCAGCGTTACAAGGGCTTGGGTGAGATGAACTCCGACCAGCTATGGGAGACGACGATGAATCCCAGCACGAGGATCATGCTAAAGGTGACTTTAGAGGACTCTGTGGAGGCTGACCGAATCTTCACGATATTGATGGGCGACTTGGTTGAGCCCAGACGAGAGTTTATAGAGACCCATGCGAAAGAAGTGAGGGTCTTAGATGTCTGA
- the amrS gene encoding AmmeMemoRadiSam system radical SAM enzyme: MNTSEYEMRKEAMLWEPLEEGKVKCRVCAHQCTISEGERGVCRVRENQNGALYTLIYNSVSSKNVDPIEKKPLFHFHPGSNAFSLGTVGCNFRCKHCQNYMIATADVGEVSTQEITPERSVELARQYNCGGIAWTYNEPTIWFEYTYDSAQLAKQAELYTVYVTNGYMSEKALHKIAPYLDAANVDVKAFDDEHYKQTCNARLSPVLRTCERMKQYGIHLEITYLVIPGWNDDPNEIRQFSEWVLDIGADTPVHFSRFYPQYLMTEKSPTPIKTLEEAHQIAKECGIQYVYLGNVHGHRYENTYCPNCDNLLIERHGYNVIKNLTKNSCPKCGWSINLHP, from the coding sequence ATGAATACTTCAGAGTATGAGATGAGAAAAGAGGCTATGCTGTGGGAGCCCCTGGAGGAGGGGAAAGTAAAATGCCGAGTGTGCGCCCATCAGTGCACGATCTCAGAGGGTGAAAGAGGGGTATGCCGCGTCAGAGAGAATCAAAATGGTGCGCTATACACGCTGATATACAACAGCGTATCCTCAAAGAACGTCGACCCCATCGAGAAAAAACCATTATTTCACTTTCACCCGGGGTCCAACGCGTTCTCGCTTGGAACGGTGGGCTGCAATTTTAGGTGCAAGCACTGTCAGAACTACATGATTGCAACTGCAGATGTAGGTGAAGTGTCAACACAGGAGATTACGCCAGAGAGATCTGTAGAGCTTGCGAGGCAATATAATTGTGGCGGCATAGCGTGGACTTATAATGAGCCCACCATCTGGTTTGAGTACACCTATGATTCCGCTCAATTAGCCAAGCAAGCCGAGCTATACACGGTCTATGTTACCAACGGCTATATGAGTGAGAAGGCACTGCATAAGATAGCACCTTACCTGGATGCAGCCAATGTGGACGTCAAGGCATTTGATGATGAGCATTATAAGCAAACCTGTAACGCCAGATTAAGCCCAGTCCTCAGAACGTGTGAACGCATGAAACAGTATGGGATTCACCTGGAGATCACATACCTGGTGATTCCTGGATGGAATGACGACCCCAATGAAATCAGGCAGTTTTCAGAATGGGTCCTAGACATCGGAGCAGATACCCCAGTCCATTTCTCCCGTTTTTATCCGCAATATCTGATGACAGAAAAATCCCCAACGCCCATCAAAACCTTGGAAGAGGCACATCAAATTGCCAAAGAGTGCGGCATACAGTACGTGTACCTTGGAAATGTGCATGGGCATCGCTATGAGAATACATACTGCCCGAACTGTGATAATCTCCTCATCGAACGGCATGGATACAACGTGATAAAAAATCTCACAAAGAACAGTTGCCCTAAATGCGGCTGGAGTATAAACCTGCATCCCTAA
- the thiL gene encoding thiamine-phosphate kinase, translating into MKIRDMGERALVARISKSLPHNVVLSAGEDDCAVLDWGDDYLLLTTDMLHRSTDFPDKMAPWQIGWMSVAVNLSDIAAMGARPLAIVTALGFPADTEVSFVDEMIEGMNFCARKFSTNLVGGDTDEHNELTVVGTALGCVKKDELLRRSGAQIGDLVCVTGELGTAEAGLQAINMNLPEDVRMVLTKKLFEPQPRVSEGIALAKSGVVTSMMDISDGLALSLYDLSASSKVGFRIYGDKIPILDKTRIVFPDLELPLYGGGDFELLFTVEPEGIEKAQKACNLTVIGEVTSSDILIKGNGFISKIKAKGHEYFRV; encoded by the coding sequence ATGAAAATTCGGGATATGGGGGAAAGAGCCCTCGTAGCTAGAATCTCAAAGTCATTGCCGCATAATGTGGTGCTTAGTGCTGGAGAGGATGACTGCGCTGTCCTGGATTGGGGGGATGACTATCTCCTACTCACTACGGACATGCTTCATCGAAGCACGGATTTTCCAGATAAGATGGCACCTTGGCAGATCGGTTGGATGTCCGTGGCCGTTAATCTAAGCGATATCGCTGCGATGGGCGCTCGTCCGCTCGCTATCGTCACCGCATTGGGCTTTCCAGCTGATACAGAGGTCTCTTTTGTCGATGAAATGATTGAGGGGATGAATTTCTGCGCAAGAAAATTCAGCACCAACCTCGTTGGTGGGGACACCGATGAACATAACGAACTAACGGTCGTTGGCACCGCGTTAGGATGCGTTAAAAAAGATGAGTTACTGAGGCGCAGCGGAGCCCAAATAGGCGATCTGGTCTGCGTCACTGGCGAGCTGGGGACAGCAGAGGCGGGTCTCCAGGCAATTAACATGAATCTTCCGGAGGATGTCAGGATGGTGCTGACCAAGAAGTTGTTCGAGCCGCAACCCAGGGTTAGTGAAGGCATTGCACTTGCCAAATCCGGCGTGGTGACATCCATGATGGATATCAGCGATGGTCTGGCGCTCTCATTATACGACCTGAGTGCATCAAGCAAGGTAGGCTTCAGGATTTATGGAGATAAGATACCGATCCTGGATAAAACCAGAATCGTTTTCCCAGATCTGGAGTTGCCATTATATGGTGGCGGTGACTTTGAACTCCTCTTCACAGTCGAGCCTGAGGGCATCGAAAAAGCACAAAAGGCATGCAACCTAACCGTCATCGGAGAGGTGACTTCTAGCGACATTTTGATCAAAGGAAACGGCTTTATCTCCAAGATAAAGGCAAAAGGACATGAATACTTCAGAGTATGA
- a CDS encoding non-histone chromosomal MC1 family protein, with protein MAERVRNNFGLIENGEEVGTFSGHQPRDAALKCASRGKTKIVLREKGTKRLHLFTGSREKVTAPARKPSWLPGMVWKPNVKKVGVRHLKYNELSRNSPDIFRF; from the coding sequence ATGGCAGAAAGAGTAAGAAATAATTTTGGTTTGATAGAGAATGGGGAAGAAGTTGGCACATTCAGTGGACATCAACCACGAGATGCTGCTTTGAAGTGCGCATCAAGAGGGAAGACAAAGATAGTTCTCAGGGAGAAGGGTACTAAAAGGCTTCATCTGTTCACAGGCTCGAGAGAGAAGGTTACAGCCCCGGCCAGAAAACCAAGTTGGTTGCCCGGCATGGTATGGAAGCCCAATGTCAAGAAGGTCGGAGTAAGACACCTGAAATACAACGAGCTATCAAGGAATTCACCGGATATCTTCAGGTTTTAA
- the dcd gene encoding dCTP deaminase, giving the protein MLLSAKEIRDRLKTGSLIIEPFREQSLQPASYDLTIKDGICIPSKAMRLVSSLERVEMPPDAAGILRTRSSYARKGLLLGGGIVDPGFRGNLTLCLTNMSDEEIRLDHGERIVQMLFLLVKSPAETYEGKYQDSKGVVRSR; this is encoded by the coding sequence ATGTTATTATCAGCCAAAGAGATCAGGGATAGGCTAAAAACAGGGAGCTTAATCATCGAGCCATTTAGAGAGCAATCGCTTCAACCTGCTTCGTATGATCTTACGATTAAGGATGGCATATGCATACCATCGAAAGCGATGAGATTAGTATCTTCACTTGAGAGGGTTGAAATGCCACCTGATGCTGCAGGGATCCTACGCACTAGGTCTTCGTACGCCAGAAAAGGTCTCCTACTAGGCGGAGGCATCGTAGATCCCGGATTTAGAGGCAACTTGACCCTTTGCCTAACAAACATGAGCGATGAAGAGATAAGGCTGGATCATGGTGAGCGAATAGTTCAGATGCTCTTCCTACTGGTGAAGTCACCTGCTGAAACGTATGAAGGAAAGTATCAAGACTCTAAGGGGGTTGTCAGATCAAGATGA
- a CDS encoding RNA repair domain-containing protein, translating into MFRSKHPRELLNEIKWRDLDLSRCDIYYIHRGAPKDTKVLHGDKIGEIGKSFLTFNNIPPDSEGRAPSVMIPYHRIFRITYEGQTIYER; encoded by the coding sequence ATGTTCAGATCAAAACATCCGAGGGAATTATTGAACGAAATAAAATGGCGTGATCTAGACCTCTCAAGATGCGACATTTACTATATTCACAGGGGCGCACCCAAGGATACCAAGGTCCTTCATGGAGATAAGATAGGGGAGATAGGAAAGTCCTTCCTCACCTTTAATAATATTCCTCCTGATTCTGAAGGAAGGGCTCCTTCGGTAATGATACCGTACCATAGGATCTTTCGAATCACGTATGAAGGACAAACGATCTATGAAAGATAA
- a CDS encoding DHH family phosphoesterase, whose amino-acid sequence MMQKAAECAEAIKRHTTALVISHIDADGLTAAAVMCKALDRCGMEHGVRFLKKLDLPTLSEIADLGAELIIFTDLGSSMADETIKLDSEVIIADHHQPKKGQHKYHLNPHLFGINGTNELSGAGAVYLIAQKMGPNSDLADLAIVGAIGDMQDMRGGRLVGLNRSIMLEGVDAGVLSFETDIRLFGRQTRPIYKLLEYCEYPYIPGITGDKDNCIKFLHNLGISLKDEDWRRWIDLCRDEKKLIVSEIMQLCLKRGVPAYKVQHLVGEVYTLLKEAEGTELRDASEYSTLLNATARYDNADVGLAVCMGDRGLAYAHARSLLAQHRQNLTEGLKLVKEQRVLALQNLQYFHAGDNIRETIIGIIAGMSGNMEGINRNLPIIAFADSEEGIKVSARGTQDLVHQGLNLAVALHESAKEVGGVGGGHDIAAGATIPKGAEGEFLTILDAKIGTQLKRLA is encoded by the coding sequence ATGATGCAAAAGGCAGCAGAATGCGCTGAAGCGATCAAAAGGCACACTACTGCACTCGTGATTTCACACATAGATGCCGATGGCTTGACAGCTGCAGCGGTTATGTGCAAAGCCCTGGACAGATGTGGAATGGAACATGGGGTCAGATTTTTGAAGAAGCTGGATTTGCCGACACTGAGTGAAATTGCGGATCTTGGTGCAGAGTTGATAATCTTTACCGATCTTGGGTCCAGTATGGCGGATGAGACTATTAAACTGGATTCTGAGGTCATAATCGCTGATCATCATCAGCCAAAAAAAGGACAACACAAATACCACCTCAACCCCCATTTATTTGGCATAAACGGCACCAATGAACTGAGCGGTGCTGGAGCTGTTTACTTGATCGCCCAAAAGATGGGGCCCAATAGTGATCTTGCCGACTTAGCGATCGTAGGCGCTATTGGAGACATGCAGGACATGAGGGGCGGAAGATTGGTGGGGCTGAACCGCAGCATAATGCTCGAAGGCGTCGATGCCGGCGTGCTTTCCTTTGAAACTGATATTCGGCTTTTTGGACGCCAGACCAGACCGATCTACAAACTGCTGGAGTATTGTGAGTATCCCTACATACCAGGCATAACCGGCGATAAGGATAATTGCATCAAATTCTTGCACAACCTAGGAATCAGCCTAAAAGATGAGGATTGGCGCAGGTGGATCGATCTATGCAGAGATGAAAAAAAACTGATCGTTTCAGAAATAATGCAGCTATGCTTGAAGAGAGGTGTACCTGCATACAAAGTACAGCACCTAGTAGGGGAGGTATATACGCTGCTAAAAGAGGCAGAGGGGACAGAGCTGCGGGATGCATCAGAATATTCCACGTTATTGAACGCCACAGCACGCTATGATAATGCAGATGTCGGACTTGCGGTTTGCATGGGGGACCGGGGACTGGCATATGCACATGCGCGCAGTTTACTGGCCCAACATAGACAGAACTTGACAGAGGGGTTGAAACTGGTCAAGGAGCAGAGGGTCCTAGCACTTCAAAATCTTCAATATTTCCATGCAGGAGATAACATACGTGAGACCATCATTGGGATTATTGCGGGCATGAGTGGCAATATGGAGGGGATAAACCGCAATCTGCCCATAATAGCATTTGCTGATTCTGAGGAGGGCATAAAAGTATCAGCCCGAGGAACACAGGACCTGGTTCATCAAGGATTGAATCTGGCAGTTGCGCTCCACGAGTCTGCTAAAGAGGTGGGGGGCGTTGGGGGAGGGCATGACATAGCAGCAGGGGCAACTATTCCCAAGGGGGCTGAAGGGGAATTCCTGACAATATTGGATGCAAAGATCGGCACACAATTAAAAAGGCTTGCATGA
- the argC gene encoding N-acetyl-gamma-glutamyl-phosphate reductase has translation MKIGIIGGAGYTGGELLRLLANHPDAEIVAVTSRRFQGKPVSVVHPHLSEVLDISFGDLSTSEVARSSDLVFTAVPHKAAMGYIPDLLAQNVKVVDLSADYRLAPEVYESTYMTTHTDRDRRATYGLPELHRAEIKTSNLVANPGCFSTGAILAAAPLVAKAERIVFDSKTGISGAGMEPSEITHYPNIAENVVPYRITTHRHLPEIRQELRLLGKCKISFTPHIIPSVRGILTTAHIFVRETLTSEYISGLYEEMYASEPFIRILKTMPSLSAVRGSNFCDIGCFEVEGDRVVVISAIDNLTKGASGQAVQNMNLMFGLDEKSGLWVPGMAP, from the coding sequence ATGAAAATCGGGATCATCGGAGGGGCAGGTTATACCGGCGGGGAATTGCTTCGCCTGCTGGCAAATCACCCCGATGCTGAAATAGTGGCAGTGACATCACGACGCTTCCAAGGCAAGCCCGTTTCTGTGGTGCATCCACATCTTTCGGAAGTATTGGATATATCCTTTGGGGACCTTTCCACAAGTGAAGTTGCGAGAAGCTCTGATCTGGTTTTCACGGCAGTACCGCACAAGGCTGCAATGGGCTACATCCCTGACTTGCTGGCGCAGAACGTCAAAGTTGTCGATCTAAGTGCCGATTACCGATTGGCCCCCGAGGTCTATGAGTCCACATACATGACAACTCACACCGATCGTGATAGAAGGGCAACATATGGCTTGCCAGAGCTTCACAGAGCAGAGATCAAAACATCAAACTTAGTGGCAAACCCAGGCTGCTTTTCTACCGGGGCAATATTGGCAGCTGCCCCCTTGGTGGCCAAAGCAGAAAGAATCGTGTTCGATTCAAAGACAGGCATCTCTGGTGCTGGTATGGAGCCTTCAGAGATCACACATTATCCGAATATAGCAGAGAATGTGGTGCCCTATCGCATAACCACGCATCGACATCTGCCGGAAATCAGGCAAGAACTGAGGCTATTAGGTAAATGCAAAATCAGTTTTACACCGCACATCATTCCTTCTGTGCGGGGAATTTTGACGACAGCCCACATATTTGTGAGAGAGACGCTTACAAGCGAGTACATATCTGGTCTCTATGAAGAGATGTATGCTAGCGAGCCATTCATAAGGATTCTAAAGACAATGCCCTCGCTGAGCGCAGTTCGAGGCTCCAATTTCTGTGATATCGGTTGCTTTGAGGTGGAGGGGGACAGAGTCGTGGTGATCTCTGCCATAGACAATCTGACAAAGGGTGCATCAGGTCAAGCCGTTCAGAATATGAATCTGATGTTTGGCCTCGATGAAAAAAGTGGGCTATGGGTGCCGGGGATGGCGCCATGA
- a CDS encoding CBS domain-containing protein translates to MNSLQVKDIMERKVVACIVTDPVSLVAKKLRKNGISGMPVMDGDRLVGIITESDVLRLLRAPEYSRELWLPSPLEFIEVPIRELVGWVEMKKALEDIGNMPVRDIMTKQVYTIPPSDSIERAAEMMTKHDVNRLPVIEDGKLVGIVTRGDIIAGLGRVKK, encoded by the coding sequence ATGAACTCTCTGCAAGTTAAGGATATCATGGAGAGAAAGGTAGTGGCGTGCATCGTCACTGACCCTGTCAGTCTCGTCGCAAAAAAGTTGAGGAAGAATGGCATAAGCGGCATGCCTGTAATGGATGGCGACAGATTGGTGGGCATAATTACCGAAAGCGATGTTCTTCGCCTTCTGCGCGCTCCCGAATATTCCAGAGAACTCTGGCTGCCCAGCCCGTTAGAGTTCATCGAGGTGCCGATACGTGAATTGGTGGGCTGGGTTGAGATGAAAAAAGCGCTAGAGGACATTGGTAACATGCCTGTGAGGGATATCATGACCAAGCAGGTGTACACGATTCCACCCAGCGATAGTATTGAAAGAGCAGCAGAGATGATGACCAAGCACGATGTCAACAGACTTCCAGTAATCGAGGATGGCAAATTGGTTGGGATCGTCACAAGAGGCGACATCATAGCTGGGCTTGGGAGGGTAAAAAAATGA
- the argJ gene encoding bifunctional ornithine acetyltransferase/N-acetylglutamate synthase, whose translation MKILSGGVCAVPAVKAYGIKESKQGLAVITGKGNTVGVFTLNKIRAAPVVATSRRLPGIMNAVVAYSGSANAFTGKKGIQDAERMALLVASALGIDPESVGVASTGIIGRPINMGWVEDHVESVIERLTSEPSGSEAATRAIMTTDTILKQMAVEIDGVHIGGIAKGSGMIEPDMATMLSFIYTDVEMPPESLHKCLKGSVDKSFNMLVVDGDTSTNDMVLLTATGAKRISEERFQEGLDFVCMQLAKMIARDGEGSTKLIEACIKGARSEDDARKAAKAVVRSPLVKAAVFGEDPNWGRIVAAIGRSGAEVQEGKITLEFSDGAKTVIIVKEGNILDSGKKAKEVLAGNELIIIADLGLGKHEATAWGCDLTYDYVKINSAYMT comes from the coding sequence ATGAAAATTCTGAGCGGAGGGGTATGCGCTGTACCTGCTGTTAAGGCTTATGGCATAAAAGAAAGTAAGCAGGGTCTTGCGGTCATAACAGGGAAAGGTAATACCGTCGGTGTTTTTACCCTAAACAAAATCAGGGCTGCACCTGTTGTCGCTACAAGCAGACGCTTGCCAGGCATCATGAATGCTGTTGTCGCATATAGTGGTAGCGCCAACGCGTTTACTGGCAAAAAGGGTATCCAAGATGCGGAAAGGATGGCCCTACTGGTGGCCAGTGCACTGGGCATTGATCCTGAATCCGTGGGGGTTGCCTCGACGGGCATCATCGGACGCCCAATCAATATGGGTTGGGTCGAGGATCACGTGGAAAGTGTGATAGAAAGGCTAACATCAGAGCCAAGCGGTAGCGAGGCGGCAACAAGGGCAATCATGACAACCGACACGATACTCAAACAAATGGCAGTCGAGATCGACGGTGTACACATAGGGGGAATAGCAAAGGGCTCTGGCATGATAGAGCCAGACATGGCGACAATGCTTTCTTTCATCTACACTGATGTTGAGATGCCCCCAGAATCGCTGCACAAATGCCTGAAGGGGTCGGTAGACAAGAGCTTTAACATGCTCGTCGTGGATGGTGACACCAGTACGAATGACATGGTCCTTCTGACCGCGACTGGCGCCAAGAGAATATCTGAGGAAAGATTCCAGGAAGGTTTGGATTTTGTATGCATGCAACTGGCAAAGATGATAGCAAGAGATGGTGAAGGCTCAACTAAACTTATCGAAGCTTGCATCAAGGGTGCAAGGTCAGAAGACGATGCAAGAAAAGCGGCAAAGGCAGTTGTGCGCTCTCCTTTAGTGAAGGCCGCCGTCTTTGGTGAGGACCCTAACTGGGGGCGCATCGTAGCTGCTATAGGGCGATCTGGCGCTGAGGTTCAAGAGGGTAAAATCACTCTAGAGTTCTCGGATGGTGCTAAAACCGTGATAATAGTCAAAGAAGGAAATATCCTCGATAGCGGCAAGAAAGCAAAAGAGGTCCTGGCTGGCAATGAGCTTATCATCATCGCTGATCTGGGACTTGGAAAGCACGAGGCAACAGCTTGGGGCTGCGATCTAACATATGATTATGTCAAGATCAATTCGGCGTATATGACTTGA